Genomic window (Arachis hypogaea cultivar Tifrunner chromosome 13, arahy.Tifrunner.gnm2.J5K5, whole genome shotgun sequence):
TATCTTGAGATTGTTGTTGCAGTGCTTGGCAAAGAACATTAGTGATTCCCATAATCTCTTTCATCAAGTGCAAAGtgaaaataaattcaaatgacaataatattttactaacaccATAAGCCTCACCTCTTTGTGCATAAGTTGTCCCgtcttgaatgatattattgaGAACAATATTGGTAGCAGTAAACATTTTTACCAAActgcaaatagaattaaagtgagagCTCCATCGAGTATCCCCAACTCTTTGTAAAGTGCTTATTTGATTCACACTTTTGCCTGTTTCTAATTCATTTTGAGCAACCAAGTTTGCATTTTCAATTGTTTGAGCTTCTTGTAATTGATCATGTCTTTTTGAAGAAGCACTAACAATAGTGACAATAGAGTTTAAGTGagtaaaaaattcatgaatttgaagtaCCTCTCTTGAAGCTTCTACCAATGCTAATTGTAACCTATGAGCAAAACAATGTACATAGTATGCTTGTGGAGAATCTTTAAGAAACAAAACTTGCAAACCATTCCACTCACCCAACATGTTGCTAGCACCATCATACCCTTGACCCCTAATATTTTCAACTTGGAGATTATAATGAGAAAGGACAGAAATCAATTCTTTCTTTAAAGTTGTTGCACAAGTATCAGTGACATGCACAAGATCAAAGAATCTCTCTTTAACAAAACTATCTAAAGTAACAAATCTCAAAACAATGGCTATTTGCTCCTTTTTAGATTCATCTCTAGCTTCATcaacaataatacaaaatttgACATCTCCAATCTCTTCTCTAATTGAATTTCTCACCTTAGTAGCAAGAATATGTAGAATTTCTTTTTGGACATCATTTGAAGTATACTTAGCATTTTTTGGAGCATTTTCCAAaacattctttttcactttttcattaTAAGATTCCAAAAATTTCAACATTTCCAGAAAGTTACCTCTGTTACTTGAACTTTGGCTTTCATCATGTTCTCTGTATGCACAACCTTAAAATGTCAACCATCTAATGCAATCTATAGATGCTCCTAGTCGAATTCGATTCTTTTCAATCTCTTATGATGTTTGCTTATGAAGAAGTCTGTCAATATGTTGTGATTGTTTCATCAAATCATCACATGATTTCAGCGCCTTATGATGGAATGAGTTAAGACCTTTGCCAATGTGATTCAAAAGAGCAcattcttttccattatttactttcttccaattcttgaAACCATTATCAATAAAAGCATTTGAACCCGTATTGATTGAAGGttccttagcaaaaagaaagcacggAAAATAATATATAGCATCATCTTCTATAGGATATTCTAACCAAGATGGGAACAATTTAAACCATGAAGCTTGAAAGCGACGATAACTTTTATCACCAGAAAATAGATAATTATCAAGAATTGGTTGATTTGGCCCAACTTTAATATAAGCCCGACGAATTTCATCTCTTTTATTTGGAGGAAACTTCCAAATCATTGGTCGCATTCCAGGATCTCTTTCCAAACGAAAAACATCCAGTTGATTTGGAAGAAGTCGTGGACGCTTTGAACTATTCAATGAAGAACTTGAagtaatgaaatttgatgaaccCTCAAGTATTGGAGTAGTAATAGTAGaagcatcttcattctcttgatattttctttaaaaaaatgtatcaatGGTTTTGAACTTACTCATAATTTAAATGGCCAAATAAGttcatataattaaaaatatatttagcaaAAAGTATAAATTACAatctaaatctttataaaatataaaaattatatttcaatttaaaataaaaatattaaaattcagaacaataatactaacattctagtaaaattataaataatataaaattgtaattaaatttaaatagttaactaataaaaaaactaaatatacaaactaacatataataatataaacttaattaacaaataataataaattaactaattaagtaaataactaaatatataaaaaaaataaaaatagaacctTTTGAGAAAGAAGAGTAAAAAATCACTTGTTAaactattatcttttttttttaatctgtaaaaagataaaaaaataagagtCAAAGAGGTAAAattgtaaaagataagaagattaaagagataaagaaaaaaaataaaaaaagttgttaCCTACAATTTTAAAAAGCCAAAGCGAGAAGGGGAAGAGGGA
Coding sequences:
- the LOC112783047 gene encoding uncharacterized protein, with protein sequence MLKFLESYNEKVKKNVLENAPKNAKYTSNDVQKEILHILATKVRNSIREEIGDVKFCIIVDEARDESKKEQIAIVLRFVTLDSFVKERFFDLVHVTDTCATTLKKELISVLSHYNLQVENIRGQGYDGASNMLGEWNGLQVLFLKDSPQAYYVHCFAHRLQLALVEASREVLQIHEFFTHLNSIVTIVSASSKRHDQLQEAQTIENANLVAQNELETGKSVNQISTLQRVGDTRWSSHFNSICSLVKMFTATNIVLNNIIQDGTTYAQRGEAYGVSKILLSFEFIFTLHLMKEIMGITNVLCQALQQQSQDILNAMHIVSTSKLLLQQLRDGRWCNFLANVKDFCEKHEIEVPNMSAQYVFERGRSRQPIVTVEHHYRIDVFLATIDS